The following proteins are co-located in the Mycolicibacterium goodii genome:
- a CDS encoding PDR/VanB family oxidoreductase — MLSRYRQLPPSANGRFRHDPMLLMAQVALKTMWGVTRHIRRPSPPPATDRTIGLRVVDRQVVAHDQDVIALTLAAADGRALPRWYPGSHIDVHLASGRIRQYSLCGDPDAGTYRIAVRRIPDGGGGSVEIHDSVHVGSRLATHGPRNAFPLTVPGYGSPAQRFRFIAGGIGITPILPMLDLAQRLGVDWSMIYCGRHLDSLPFLEELERYGDRIQIRTDDRHGLPTAADLLGPCPAGTTVYACGPAPMLTTTRSALVGRDDVELHFERFAAPPVVDGTEFSVTIASTGETVSVGADETLLAALNRAGVPAPYSCQQGFCGTCRVRVVPREGDGDVQHRDTLLTDPERAAGYLLTCVSRAGNGQALTLEL, encoded by the coding sequence ATGCTGTCGCGGTACCGGCAGTTGCCGCCGAGCGCCAACGGGCGGTTCCGGCACGACCCGATGCTCCTGATGGCGCAGGTCGCCCTCAAGACCATGTGGGGCGTGACGCGCCACATCCGCAGGCCGTCCCCGCCGCCGGCCACCGATCGCACGATCGGGTTGCGGGTCGTGGATCGCCAGGTCGTCGCGCACGATCAGGACGTCATCGCACTGACGCTCGCGGCCGCCGACGGCCGCGCGCTGCCGCGCTGGTATCCGGGGTCGCACATCGACGTGCATCTGGCGAGCGGCCGGATCCGGCAGTACTCGCTGTGCGGCGATCCCGACGCGGGCACCTACCGGATCGCGGTGCGGCGCATCCCCGATGGCGGTGGCGGATCGGTCGAAATCCACGACAGCGTGCACGTCGGATCCCGGCTCGCCACGCACGGCCCGCGCAACGCGTTCCCGCTCACCGTCCCCGGCTACGGGTCGCCCGCGCAGCGTTTCCGTTTCATCGCGGGCGGTATCGGTATCACGCCGATACTCCCGATGCTCGACCTCGCGCAACGTCTCGGTGTCGACTGGTCGATGATCTACTGCGGACGACACCTCGACAGCCTGCCGTTCCTCGAAGAGCTCGAGCGTTACGGCGACCGCATCCAGATCCGCACCGACGATCGCCACGGACTGCCCACCGCCGCGGACCTGCTCGGCCCATGCCCGGCGGGCACCACCGTCTACGCGTGCGGACCGGCTCCGATGTTGACCACGACCCGGTCGGCACTCGTCGGCCGCGACGACGTCGAACTGCATTTCGAGCGGTTCGCGGCACCGCCTGTGGTCGACGGCACCGAGTTCTCGGTCACGATCGCGTCGACGGGCGAGACGGTGTCCGTCGGCGCCGACGAGACGCTGCTCGCGGCGCTGAACCGGGCCGGGGTGCCCGCGCCGTACTCGTGCCAGCAGGGGTTCTGCGGAACCTGCCGGGTCCGTGTGGTCCCACGTGAGGGTGACGGCGATGTGCAGCACCGGGACACCCTGCTCACCGACCCCGAACGTGCCGCGGGATACCTGCTCACGTGCGTCTCACGTGCCGGAAACGGTCAGGCACTGACTCTCGAACTCTGA
- a CDS encoding metal-dependent hydrolase — MLRPLRFDHEIDPGPVQIQARKVHFDVSGIPLHWIPGHPVASTMVNLFNVVLPVAEHWFVATFNEALPYVKDPKLADDMRGFIGQEATHAETHDKVLEEFLTAHDVHYRPILELVDHMFNRMLAPKPTDDPRVRLNDLCDRLWLIAAIEHYTAVLGDFVLNCTWDDHGADPTLTDLFRWHGAEEVEHRSVAHDVAVYFQDSYFSRVRAMTIAATAVYMFFQRGTWAMIRKDPTLDIGWWKMHRLRMRDSKLGLLPKFSTMFGTNTLAYCRPSFTPEEMGSTAQAVAYLATSPAARAAHL; from the coding sequence ATGTTGCGTCCACTGCGGTTCGACCACGAGATCGACCCCGGACCTGTGCAGATCCAGGCCCGCAAGGTGCATTTCGATGTCAGCGGTATCCCACTGCACTGGATCCCCGGACACCCCGTGGCCTCGACCATGGTCAACCTGTTCAACGTGGTGCTCCCGGTGGCCGAGCACTGGTTCGTCGCGACGTTCAACGAGGCGCTGCCCTACGTGAAGGACCCGAAACTCGCCGACGACATGCGCGGCTTCATCGGCCAGGAGGCCACCCACGCCGAGACCCACGACAAGGTGCTGGAGGAGTTCCTCACCGCGCACGACGTGCACTACCGGCCGATCCTCGAACTCGTCGACCACATGTTCAACAGGATGCTCGCACCCAAGCCCACCGACGACCCACGCGTGCGGCTCAACGACCTGTGCGACCGGCTGTGGCTGATCGCGGCGATCGAGCACTACACCGCGGTGCTCGGCGACTTCGTGCTCAACTGCACGTGGGACGACCACGGCGCCGACCCGACCCTGACCGATCTCTTCCGCTGGCACGGCGCCGAGGAGGTCGAGCATCGCAGCGTGGCCCACGATGTCGCGGTCTACTTCCAGGACAGCTACTTCAGCCGTGTGCGGGCCATGACCATCGCGGCGACCGCGGTGTACATGTTCTTCCAACGCGGTACGTGGGCGATGATCAGGAAGGACCCCACGCTCGACATCGGGTGGTGGAAGATGCACCGGTTGCGCATGCGGGACTCGAAACTCGGTCTGCTGCCCAAGTTCTCGACGATGTTCGGCACCAACACACTCGCGTACTGCCGCCCGTCGTTCACTCCCGAGGAGATGGGTTCGACGGCACAGGCCGTCGCGTATCTGGCCACCTCCCCCGCTGCCCGGGCGGCGCACCTGTGA
- the malQ gene encoding 4-alpha-glucanotransferase has translation MTTTSETGSISPALAELATRYGVAVDYQDWAGRRIAVPESTLVAVLDALGVDARTEDSRAAALAAHDREYWQRALPPIVLGRSGAVSTFWVHVNHGDAVEVVLTLEDGTTRSGLRQLENNRPPFDLGDRLVGEASFELPGDLPLGYHRLHVRARGSGDFEAETPVVISPARLAPPTRLGARRTWGMAVQLYSVRSKNSWGTGDLTDLTDLAVWSAARHDAGFVLINPLHAASPAAPMEPSPYLPTSRRFVNPLYLRVEAIPEYAEVRGRGRIRKIRTSVNQRAVRNGRIDRDVAWKAKRAVCEQVYRVPRSAGRDIAYAAYRAREGRSLDDFATWCALTERYGNDWHTWPAELRHPRSDEVAAFAATHADIVDFHRWLQWQLDDQLTAAQATATQAGMQLGIMSDLAVGVDPNGADAWSLQEVLALGVSAGAPPDEFNQLGQDWSQPPWRPDKLVEHAYEPFRAVVNTALRHSGGVRVDHIIGMFRLWWIPKGAPPTEGTYVRYDHEAMIGIIALEAHRSGAVVVGEDLGTVEPWVRDYLHDRGLFGTSILWFESDGAGGPLPAERWREYCLSSVTTHDLPPTAGYLAGEHVRLREELDLLTRPAAEELADDRAAQAAWLDELRRVGLLGPEPSPDTETVVLALHRYLGRTPSKLLALSLTDAVGDLKTQNQPGTTDEYPNWRVPLSGPDGRALLLEDVFDDVRAARLADAMAGAAKGAAQEMPQE, from the coding sequence GTGACCACCACATCGGAGACCGGTTCGATCTCGCCGGCCCTCGCCGAACTCGCCACCCGCTACGGCGTGGCCGTCGACTACCAGGACTGGGCGGGGCGTCGTATCGCGGTGCCGGAATCCACCCTGGTGGCGGTCCTCGATGCACTGGGGGTCGATGCGCGCACCGAGGACAGCCGCGCGGCGGCGCTGGCCGCGCACGATCGTGAGTACTGGCAGCGCGCGCTGCCGCCGATCGTGCTGGGCCGCTCCGGTGCCGTTTCGACGTTCTGGGTGCACGTGAACCACGGCGACGCGGTCGAGGTGGTCCTGACACTTGAGGACGGCACCACCCGGTCGGGGTTGCGACAGCTGGAGAACAACCGTCCGCCCTTCGACCTCGGCGACCGCCTGGTCGGTGAGGCCTCCTTCGAACTTCCAGGCGACCTGCCGCTGGGGTATCACCGCCTGCACGTCCGGGCCCGGGGGTCCGGGGACTTCGAAGCCGAGACCCCGGTGGTCATCTCCCCCGCCAGGTTGGCGCCGCCCACCCGCCTCGGTGCGCGACGCACCTGGGGGATGGCCGTGCAGCTCTACAGCGTTCGCTCCAAGAATTCTTGGGGCACAGGCGATCTCACCGACCTGACCGATCTTGCGGTGTGGTCGGCGGCGCGGCACGACGCGGGTTTCGTGCTCATCAACCCGTTGCACGCGGCGTCACCGGCCGCGCCCATGGAGCCTTCTCCGTACCTGCCGACCTCGCGGCGTTTCGTCAACCCGCTGTATCTGCGGGTCGAGGCGATCCCCGAATACGCCGAGGTCCGCGGACGCGGGCGGATCCGCAAGATCCGAACGTCGGTCAACCAGCGCGCGGTCCGCAACGGGCGCATCGACCGAGATGTCGCCTGGAAGGCCAAACGTGCTGTCTGCGAACAGGTTTACCGTGTTCCACGATCGGCCGGGCGGGATATCGCCTACGCGGCCTACCGGGCGCGCGAGGGCCGCAGCCTCGACGATTTCGCGACCTGGTGCGCGTTGACCGAACGGTACGGCAACGACTGGCACACCTGGCCGGCCGAACTGCGGCATCCGCGCAGCGACGAGGTGGCGGCGTTCGCGGCCACGCACGCCGACATCGTCGACTTCCATCGCTGGCTGCAGTGGCAACTCGACGACCAGCTGACGGCGGCGCAGGCCACCGCAACGCAGGCGGGCATGCAGTTGGGCATCATGAGCGATCTGGCAGTCGGGGTGGATCCGAACGGCGCCGACGCGTGGTCGCTGCAGGAGGTGCTGGCGCTCGGCGTCAGCGCCGGGGCGCCACCCGACGAGTTCAACCAGCTCGGACAGGACTGGTCGCAACCACCGTGGCGGCCCGACAAGCTCGTCGAGCACGCGTACGAACCGTTCCGCGCGGTGGTCAACACCGCGCTGCGGCATTCCGGTGGCGTCCGCGTCGACCACATCATCGGCATGTTCCGGTTGTGGTGGATCCCCAAGGGCGCGCCGCCGACCGAGGGCACCTATGTCCGCTACGACCACGAGGCGATGATCGGCATCATCGCGCTCGAAGCGCACCGGTCCGGCGCGGTCGTGGTCGGCGAGGACCTCGGCACGGTCGAACCGTGGGTGCGCGACTATCTGCACGACCGGGGCCTGTTCGGCACGTCGATCCTGTGGTTCGAATCGGACGGGGCCGGCGGCCCGCTGCCCGCCGAACGCTGGCGCGAGTACTGCCTGTCGTCGGTGACCACCCACGATCTGCCGCCCACCGCGGGCTACCTGGCCGGCGAACATGTCCGACTGCGCGAGGAACTCGATCTGCTCACGCGGCCCGCGGCAGAAGAACTGGCCGACGACCGCGCCGCGCAGGCCGCGTGGCTCGACGAGTTGCGGCGCGTCGGCCTGCTCGGGCCGGAGCCGTCACCCGACACCGAGACCGTCGTGCTGGCACTGCACCGCTACCTGGGCCGCACGCCGTCGAAGCTGCTGGCGTTGTCGCTGACCGACGCGGTCGGCGATCTGAAGACGCAGAATCAGCCGGGCACCACCGACGAGTACCCCAACTGGCGGGTGCCGCTGAGCGGTCCCGACGGCCGTGCGCTGCTGCTGGAGGACGTGTTCGACGACGTCCGCGCCGCTCGTCTCGCCGACGCGATGGCCGGCGCGGCGAAGGGTGCGGCGCAGGAAATGCCGCAGGAATGA
- a CDS encoding MFS transporter, with protein sequence MTRRARVAVAALFLTNGAIFANLLPRYPEIKTDLHLSNATYGAAVAAFSGGALIAGLTAGVLIRRFRSSRVAVTLTVGLAAFVLAAGLAPTPILFAGVLFLAGACDSIVDVAQNAHGLRVQREYGRSIINSLHAVWAIGAVLGGLTGAATIALHIPRGVHLGAIAVLFSLIALAAYRFLLPGDDHDDHPAANAPAGLRAGPRVYLILLALVVIAIAGATVEDAGSSWATLYLRDTLHTAPAVAAFGYIALVGFMFIGRMLGDRVVDRFGETAVVRAGGLITAVGMGAALAFPTTVGSVAGFAAAGFGVATLIPAAMHAADQLPGLRPGTGLTAVTWLMRVGFFGAPLLVGVVADAAGLRAGLLAVPAAGVLAIVLATALRPHRVSVRDAGQLDREHT encoded by the coding sequence ATGACGCGGCGCGCCAGGGTTGCCGTCGCGGCCCTGTTCCTCACGAACGGGGCCATCTTCGCCAACCTGCTGCCGCGTTATCCGGAGATCAAGACCGACCTGCACCTGAGCAACGCCACCTACGGCGCGGCGGTGGCGGCGTTCTCGGGCGGGGCGCTCATCGCGGGACTCACGGCGGGGGTGCTGATCCGCCGGTTCCGCAGCTCGCGGGTCGCGGTCACCCTCACGGTCGGACTTGCGGCGTTCGTGCTCGCCGCGGGCCTGGCGCCGACGCCGATCCTGTTCGCCGGGGTACTGTTCCTCGCCGGGGCCTGCGACTCGATCGTCGACGTCGCGCAGAACGCACACGGGCTGCGCGTGCAACGCGAATACGGCAGATCGATCATCAACTCGCTGCACGCGGTGTGGGCGATCGGCGCGGTGCTCGGCGGGCTCACCGGTGCGGCCACCATCGCGCTGCACATCCCGCGCGGCGTTCATCTCGGGGCGATCGCGGTGCTGTTCAGCCTCATCGCGCTCGCGGCGTACCGCTTCCTGCTGCCCGGCGACGACCACGACGACCATCCGGCGGCCAACGCCCCTGCCGGGCTGCGGGCCGGCCCGCGCGTCTACCTGATCCTGCTCGCGCTCGTGGTGATCGCGATCGCGGGCGCGACGGTCGAGGACGCCGGAAGCTCCTGGGCCACCCTGTATCTGCGGGACACGCTGCACACCGCACCCGCGGTCGCCGCGTTCGGCTACATCGCGCTCGTCGGCTTCATGTTCATCGGCCGGATGCTCGGCGACCGCGTGGTCGACCGGTTCGGCGAGACCGCGGTGGTACGCGCGGGCGGGCTCATCACCGCCGTGGGAATGGGTGCCGCGCTGGCCTTTCCGACCACGGTGGGCTCGGTCGCGGGCTTCGCTGCGGCCGGTTTCGGTGTGGCGACGCTGATCCCCGCGGCCATGCACGCCGCCGACCAGTTGCCCGGCCTGCGGCCGGGCACCGGACTCACCGCCGTCACCTGGCTGATGCGCGTGGGGTTCTTCGGCGCACCGCTGCTGGTCGGGGTGGTGGCCGACGCCGCCGGTCTGCGTGCCGGACTGTTGGCGGTGCCCGCCGCGGGGGTGCTGGCCATCGTGCTGGCTACGGCGCTGCGGCCACACCGGGTCTCAGTGCGTGACGCCGGCCAACTCGATCGTGAACACACCTGA
- a CDS encoding DMT family transporter has protein sequence MWLALAGAILVEVVATLALRASDGFRRKAWIVPVVIGYTASFYLLWVALSLGVPVGVAYGIWTACGVALVAVVARLLFRDPLTPTMMLGIALIASGVFTIELAGVTH, from the coding sequence ATGTGGCTGGCGCTGGCAGGCGCGATCCTCGTCGAGGTGGTCGCGACGCTCGCGTTGCGGGCATCGGACGGTTTCCGGCGCAAGGCCTGGATCGTGCCGGTCGTGATCGGCTACACGGCCTCGTTCTACCTGCTGTGGGTCGCGCTGTCCCTCGGGGTGCCGGTGGGCGTCGCGTACGGCATCTGGACGGCGTGCGGTGTCGCACTCGTCGCGGTGGTGGCGCGTCTGCTGTTCCGTGACCCGCTCACACCGACGATGATGCTGGGCATCGCCCTGATCGCCTCAGGTGTGTTCACGATCGAGTTGGCCGGCGTCACGCACTGA
- a CDS encoding DMT family transporter: MRKWALLLGAVVVEVTATLSLRASQDHPLWLVPVVAGYVAAFVLLTLVLRAGMPVGVAYGIWGALGTASTAVLAAVLFGDPFTWPIVAGIGLIIAGVLLVEFGSHEREARS, from the coding sequence GTGCGGAAGTGGGCGTTGCTGTTGGGGGCCGTTGTCGTCGAAGTCACCGCCACACTGTCGCTGCGGGCGTCTCAGGATCACCCGCTGTGGCTGGTGCCCGTGGTCGCCGGTTACGTCGCTGCGTTCGTGTTGCTGACGTTGGTGTTGCGCGCGGGCATGCCCGTCGGGGTGGCCTACGGGATCTGGGGCGCGCTCGGCACCGCGAGCACCGCGGTCCTGGCCGCCGTGCTGTTCGGCGACCCCTTCACCTGGCCGATCGTGGCGGGTATCGGGCTGATCATCGCAGGCGTGCTGCTGGTCGAGTTCGGCTCCCACGAGCGCGAGGCCCGATCGTGA
- a CDS encoding carboxylesterase/lipase family protein codes for MPNAARIVDGPVAETQYGPVRGTDDGTAKAWLGIRYARAPIGELRWRAPQPPEPWRDVIDATSVGPVCPQPTDPRIPLDLGGRQDEDSLALNVWAPSGCRPGDRRPVLVWVHGGAYVLGSASQPLYRGRVLASEGDVVVVTVNYRLGAFGFLDLSEYSSRAMRFDTNLGLRDVIFALQWVRDNIAAFGGDPDRVTLFGESAGGGIVTTLLASPAAEGLFSAAIAQSSPATSVYDAERSRRVARQLLDRLLIEPDDAARLALVPIPAILAASQQIFNEVPAQAPGTLAFAPIVDGDVVADYPVQAARAGRTHPVPLIIGTNKHEAALFRWMKSPLMPITPEAIRAMFEGIASEQPGLALPTEDEIRAAYAGMRTRAVGMGVARDIGFRMPTLWFADGHSASASVYLYRFDFSTPMLRLLRLGASHATELPYVWGNLVAGPKDPTFKLGGLKQGRKVSQRMRRRWVNFATTGEPTGALGEPVWRRYRREDRATLVIDKQDKTVTDLDRDLQAAWGDQVLNFR; via the coding sequence ATGCCCAACGCCGCACGGATCGTCGACGGCCCGGTGGCCGAGACCCAATACGGCCCGGTGCGGGGCACCGACGACGGAACCGCGAAGGCGTGGCTGGGGATTCGCTACGCACGCGCACCGATCGGCGAGTTGCGTTGGCGCGCACCGCAGCCGCCCGAGCCGTGGCGCGACGTCATCGACGCGACATCGGTGGGCCCGGTCTGCCCGCAACCGACCGATCCGCGGATCCCGCTGGACCTCGGCGGCAGGCAGGACGAGGACAGCCTGGCGCTCAACGTGTGGGCGCCCTCGGGGTGCCGTCCCGGCGACCGCAGGCCCGTGCTGGTGTGGGTGCACGGCGGTGCCTACGTGCTGGGTTCGGCCAGCCAGCCGCTCTACCGGGGCCGGGTGCTGGCCTCCGAAGGCGACGTCGTGGTCGTCACCGTCAACTACCGGCTGGGCGCGTTCGGTTTCCTCGATCTGTCCGAATACAGCAGCCGCGCCATGCGGTTCGACACCAACCTGGGGTTGCGCGACGTGATCTTCGCGCTGCAGTGGGTGCGCGACAACATCGCGGCGTTCGGCGGCGACCCCGACCGCGTGACGCTGTTCGGCGAATCGGCCGGGGGAGGGATCGTCACGACGCTGCTGGCCAGCCCGGCCGCCGAGGGACTGTTCTCGGCCGCGATCGCGCAGAGCTCGCCCGCGACGTCGGTGTACGACGCCGAGCGGTCCCGCCGGGTGGCCCGGCAGCTGCTCGACCGGCTGCTGATCGAACCGGATGACGCCGCCCGGTTGGCCCTCGTGCCGATCCCGGCGATCCTGGCCGCGTCCCAGCAGATCTTCAACGAGGTGCCCGCGCAGGCCCCGGGCACCCTGGCGTTCGCGCCGATCGTCGACGGCGACGTGGTCGCGGACTACCCGGTGCAGGCCGCACGTGCCGGGCGCACGCATCCCGTACCGCTGATCATCGGCACCAACAAGCACGAGGCGGCGCTGTTCCGGTGGATGAAGTCGCCGCTGATGCCCATCACGCCCGAGGCGATCCGGGCCATGTTCGAGGGGATCGCCTCCGAGCAACCCGGACTCGCGTTGCCCACCGAGGACGAGATCCGCGCCGCCTATGCGGGCATGCGGACCAGAGCCGTCGGCATGGGCGTCGCACGCGACATCGGGTTCCGGATGCCGACGCTGTGGTTCGCCGACGGGCACAGCGCGTCGGCGTCGGTGTACCTGTACCGGTTCGACTTCAGCACCCCCATGCTGCGGCTGCTGCGGCTGGGCGCGTCGCACGCCACCGAACTGCCGTACGTGTGGGGCAATCTCGTTGCCGGACCGAAGGATCCGACGTTCAAGCTGGGCGGCCTCAAGCAGGGCAGGAAGGTGTCGCAGCGGATGCGGCGGCGCTGGGTCAACTTCGCGACCACCGGTGAGCCCACCGGGGCGCTCGGCGAACCGGTGTGGCGCCGCTACCGGCGCGAGGACCGCGCCACGTTGGTGATCGACAAACAGGACAAGACGGTGACCGACCTCGACCGGGACCTGCAGGCGGCGTGGGGTGATCAGGTACTCAACTTCCGGTAA
- a CDS encoding sterol desaturase family protein: MDVLRSVLDFLPPPMRDPVMFAIPFFLLLLTIEWTAARKLERTVDGQRAPAGAFHTKDAWTSISMGLVSVATTAGWKLLAVLGYAALYAYVAPWQLPADKWYTWAIALLGVDLLWYTYHRVAHRVRLVWAAHQAHHSSEYFNFATALRQKWNNSGEIVAWIPLPLLGIPPWVVFASFSVNLIYQFWVHTERVGKLWRPIEFVFNTPSHHRVHHGSDQLYLDRNYGGILIIWDRLFGTFQQEVFRPHYGLTKPVGTYNIWKLQTHEYVAIARDVRSARRWTDRLGYVFGPPGWTPERKDESARVHT; this comes from the coding sequence ATGGACGTGTTGCGGTCCGTGCTGGACTTTCTGCCACCGCCGATGCGGGATCCCGTGATGTTCGCGATCCCGTTTTTCCTGCTGCTGCTCACCATCGAGTGGACCGCCGCCCGCAAGCTCGAGCGCACCGTCGACGGGCAGCGGGCACCCGCCGGTGCGTTCCACACCAAAGACGCATGGACCAGCATCTCGATGGGGCTGGTGTCGGTCGCCACCACCGCCGGGTGGAAGCTGCTCGCGGTGCTCGGCTACGCGGCGCTGTACGCCTATGTCGCGCCGTGGCAGCTGCCTGCGGACAAGTGGTACACCTGGGCGATCGCCCTGCTCGGGGTGGACCTGCTGTGGTACACCTACCACCGGGTCGCCCACCGCGTGCGGCTGGTCTGGGCCGCACACCAGGCGCACCATTCGAGCGAATACTTCAACTTCGCCACCGCACTGCGCCAGAAGTGGAACAACAGCGGCGAGATCGTGGCGTGGATACCGCTGCCGCTGTTGGGGATTCCGCCCTGGGTGGTGTTCGCGAGTTTCTCGGTGAACCTCATCTACCAGTTCTGGGTGCACACCGAGCGCGTCGGCAAACTCTGGCGACCGATCGAGTTCGTCTTCAACACCCCGTCACACCACCGCGTGCACCACGGGAGCGACCAGCTCTACCTGGACCGCAACTACGGCGGCATCCTCATCATCTGGGACCGGCTGTTCGGCACCTTCCAGCAGGAGGTGTTCCGTCCGCACTACGGGCTGACCAAACCCGTCGGCACCTACAACATCTGGAAGTTGCAGACCCACGAATACGTGGCGATCGCACGCGACGTCCGCAGCGCCCGCCGGTGGACCGACCGGCTGGGATACGTGTTCGGCCCACCGGGCTGGACGCCGGAACGAAAAGACGAATCTGCCCGAGTCCACACCTGA
- a CDS encoding cation:proton antiporter regulatory subunit has product MDVKEVLLPGVGLRFEFENRDGDRIGVVALRTGDFEVVVYPHEDPDQAQRVFRLTDEEAEALAQILGAPRIAEKFADLTREVPGLDAGQVTIRPSSPFVDHPLGDTKARTRTGASIVAIVRDEEVLASPAPSEILRAGDVLVVIGTVSGIAGVGEIVANGDISGPVDQD; this is encoded by the coding sequence ATGGATGTCAAAGAGGTACTGCTACCCGGCGTCGGCCTGAGGTTCGAGTTCGAGAACCGCGACGGCGACCGCATCGGCGTCGTGGCTCTGCGCACCGGCGACTTCGAGGTGGTGGTCTACCCGCACGAAGACCCCGATCAGGCGCAGCGCGTCTTCCGGCTGACCGACGAGGAAGCCGAGGCGCTCGCCCAGATCCTCGGCGCGCCGCGCATCGCCGAGAAGTTCGCCGACCTCACTCGGGAGGTACCCGGCCTCGACGCCGGTCAGGTGACGATCCGCCCCTCCAGCCCGTTCGTCGACCACCCGCTCGGCGACACCAAGGCGCGCACCAGAACCGGCGCGTCGATCGTCGCGATCGTCCGCGACGAGGAGGTCCTGGCCTCACCGGCGCCGTCGGAGATACTGCGCGCCGGTGACGTGCTCGTGGTGATCGGCACGGTGTCCGGGATCGCCGGTGTGGGCGAGATCGTCGCCAACGGCGACATTTCCGGTCCTGTCGATCAGGACTGA
- a CDS encoding cation:proton antiporter, which produces MEVSGALLLELGVILLALTVLGTAARRFALSPIPLYLVAGLALGEGGLAPVPATVEFVNTGASIGVVLLLLTLGLEFSIGEFASSLRRHLPSAWIDLVLNALPGALAGWLLGLSGVGILALAGVTYISSSGVIARLLGDLRRLGNRETPAVLSILVLEDFAMAAYLPLLAVLAAGGTLLHAVIGMAVAITALVVAFVVSYRWGHQVTRFVSHPDNEQLLLRILGLTLIVAALAEFIHASAAVGAFLVGLTLTGESAHRARTVLSPLRDLFAAIFFLAIGISVNPVTLIPMLFPALALGVVTAATKILTGKYAARRDGVARAGQLRAGTALIARGEFSLVIIGLVGHTYEQLEAIATPYVFILAIVGPVLTRYWGARTPTRV; this is translated from the coding sequence GTGGAGGTTTCGGGGGCACTACTTCTCGAACTCGGCGTCATCCTGCTCGCGTTGACGGTGCTGGGCACCGCGGCGCGCAGATTCGCGCTGTCGCCCATCCCGCTGTATCTGGTCGCGGGTCTCGCACTGGGCGAGGGGGGTCTCGCACCGGTGCCCGCGACCGTCGAATTCGTCAACACCGGGGCGTCGATCGGTGTGGTGCTGCTGCTTCTCACCCTCGGGCTCGAGTTCTCCATCGGGGAGTTCGCGAGCAGCCTGCGGCGGCATCTGCCGTCGGCGTGGATCGATCTGGTGCTCAACGCACTTCCCGGCGCGCTCGCCGGGTGGCTGCTGGGGCTCAGTGGTGTCGGCATCCTGGCACTGGCCGGCGTCACCTACATATCGTCGTCCGGGGTCATCGCACGCCTGCTCGGCGATCTGCGCCGACTGGGCAACCGCGAGACACCCGCGGTGCTGTCGATCCTGGTGCTCGAAGATTTCGCGATGGCGGCCTACCTGCCGCTGCTCGCCGTGCTGGCCGCGGGCGGAACGCTGCTGCACGCGGTGATCGGCATGGCCGTCGCGATCACCGCGCTGGTCGTCGCGTTCGTGGTGTCCTACCGGTGGGGCCACCAGGTGACCCGGTTCGTATCGCATCCCGACAACGAGCAACTGCTGCTGCGCATCCTGGGACTCACGCTGATCGTCGCGGCGCTTGCCGAGTTCATCCACGCCTCGGCGGCGGTCGGGGCGTTCCTGGTCGGGTTGACCCTGACCGGCGAATCCGCACACCGGGCCAGAACCGTGCTGAGCCCGCTGCGTGACCTGTTCGCCGCGATCTTCTTTCTCGCGATCGGGATCTCGGTGAACCCGGTGACGTTGATCCCCATGCTGTTCCCCGCGCTGGCGCTCGGGGTGGTCACCGCGGCCACCAAGATCCTCACCGGGAAGTACGCGGCCCGCCGCGACGGTGTCGCGCGCGCCGGCCAGTTGCGCGCGGGCACCGCCCTGATCGCGCGCGGCGAGTTCTCCCTCGTCATCATCGGTCTGGTGGGCCACACCTACGAGCAACTCGAGGCCATCGCGACCCCGTACGTCTTCATCCTCGCCATCGTCGGGCCGGTGCTGACGCGCTACTGGGGTGCCCGCACACCGACCCGGGTGTAG